The sequence ATGTGAGTTTTTTTTCTGTCGGAATCGTTGTTTGTTGAATGCGGTGCATTAGCATCTCTGGAAAGGCTCGCAACGATGCTTGATCAGCTTTGTAGCCCGGCGTATTCGCATTTGCGATATTGTTCGTCATCATCTCGATGCGGCGTTGTTGTGAAAGCATGCCTGAGACTGCTGTATATAGTCCGCGAAACATAAAACTCCCCCTCACCGTTTTTACACTACTTTCATTATAAAAGAAATGTGGGGAAAAAGCGAATAGGTACCATTTCCCAATGGTACCTATACGGGTTGACGATATGGAGCTTTGTCGATGTTATCAAGCATTAATCCTGTGCCGATCGCTACACAGTCCATCGGATTTTCCGCAATAAAGACCGGTACTTTTAATTCTTGCGCAAGCAGTTGGTCGATGCCGTGAAGCAATGCCCCACCTCCTGTTAAGAAAACGCCGCGGTCAATAATGTCGGCTGATAGTTCTGGCGGTGTGCGCTCAAGGACGCTTTTTGCTGTTTGGACGATCGTATATACCGTTTCGCGTAGCGCCTTTTCAATTTCACCGGAGCGAATCGTAATCGTTCTTGGTAAGCCTGTTACTAAATCGCGGCCGCGAATGTCCATCGCTTCATCGCGCGCATTCGGGAAAACAGTCGCGATATTGATTTTAATTTCTTCCGCTGTTCGCTCACCGATTAGTAGTTTATATTCTCGTTTAATATAACTTAAAATTTCTTGGTCAAATTTATCGCCCGCTACTTTAATGGATGCGGATGTGACGATATCACCCATCGATAATACGGCAACGTCCGTTGTGCCCCCACCGATGTCGATCACCATGTTTCCTGAAGGCTGGAAAATGTCCATTCCCGCACCGATCGCTGCCACTTTCGGCTCTTCTTCTAAATATACCTTTTTGCCTCCGCTTTTTTCCGCTGCTTCTTTAATCGCTTTTCGTTCGACGGACGTAATGTTTGTTGGACAGCAAATTAAAATGCGCGGTTTAGCAAACCATCCTTTTAAATTGAGTTTGCTTAAAAAATGTTTTAGCATCGCTTCCGTAATTTCAAAATCTGCAATGACTCCGTCTTTTAACGGACGAATGGCAACAATATGCCCAGGCGTGCGCCCAACCATGCGCCACGCTTCTTCCCCTACCGCTAACACCCGCTTTGTATGTTGATCAATCGCAACGACGGAAGGTTCGTTCAATACGATGCCTTTCCCTTTTACATAAATCAACACGTTCGCCGTGCCGAGATCGATGCCGATATCCCTTGCGAAAAACATATATGTTCCTCCTTGCCATTTCTCCTAATAAAATATTCTACCACAACGATAACGAAAAAGAGTACATTTTTCGCAAGGGGAACGAGAAATTTACGTCGCTTGCTCGGTTTCTTTTTTATACTTTTTCTTCGTTGCTTCTCCTCCACGCAAATGGCGAATGGATTTATGGTAATCTAAAATTTCTTTTACTTCATTCGCTAATTCGGGGTTAATTTCCGGGAGCCGCTCCGTTAAGTCTTTATGCACGGTGCTTTTAGACACACCGAACTCTTTCGCGATGACGCGAACGGTTTTTCTCGTCTCCACGATGTACTTGCCAATCTTGATTGTACGCTCTTTGATGTAATCGTGCACACTGCTCGCCCTCCCTAAGTTGGATGTGAGAAGTGTGAAATGAGACGTATAAGGCGTTGATCGCAGTGGCGTTTACTCGCTCATAACAAAGTCGTCAAGCTCATCTATTAATCGTTCATCTCACCTCAAACACCCTCGTTGTTCAAGTTTGTAATAGTGTATTAGGAAGGAAGAAAATATATGCCATAAAAAAGCGAACAGATGAGCATTTTGCCCATCTGTTCATGTTCTTGCCATTCCGATCGAAGCATCTGGAACAGTGCTTGACGGATCGCTTTGTTGTTCATTCGTTTTTTCTTGATTCGTTTCTTGCTGTTCCGTTGTTTGTTGTTCTTTGTTTTCTAATGCGCTTAGCGGTTGATCGAAGTAAGCGACAGGGTTGACCGCTTGCCCATCTTTACGAATTTCGAAGTGGACGTGCACGCCTGCTTCTTGATTAAACTCGCTTGTGCCCGCTTTTGCGATCACTTGTCCTTGTTTTACTGTATCGCCTGTTTTCACCTGTACGTCTGTTAATGATTGATATACCGTCACAACGCCACGATCGTGTTGAAGATGAACGACGTAACCGAAGATCGGGTCTTTTTCTGCTTTAATGACTGTTCCGCTTAACGATGCGGTCACATCAAAGCTTTCGCCGTTTTTCATCGCGATGTCGACACCTTTGTTCGGATAATATTCATCATTATAAGAGACGAGAGCAGCTTCTTGTTCTTCGGCTGATGCTTGAAAATCGTAAAATGGTTTAGCGATTTCAACAGCGTTTGGATCAAGGACAGGCATAATGATTTGTTCAACCGCTTGTTGTACCGGAACAGATTCTTGTTCATTCACCGCCGTTCCTTGTTCTGTTTGCTCATCGACAGGCGGCTGGACGATATCGTTTGTTTTGTTTTGGAACCAAAGCACACCTGTTAAAATGAGCGCTGCGCTTAACAAATAAACGGAAGGAACAACCCAACGTTTACGGAACAACTTTGAAACTTTTTTGTTTTCTTCTTTCATGTTCATCACCTCAGCAACCATTGTGAACAGAAAGAAGCGCATTTATACACGTAAAAATAAAAAAATTTGCCGCTTCAAAATTTTGAAGCGACAAGTGAAAGATCGTGAATTTGTACCCCTTGATAATAATATTTGACAATCTCTTTATACGTTTTTCCTTGTTTCGCTAAAAAGTTCGCACCGTATTGACTCATCCCGACGCCGTGACCGTATCCTTTTGTCGTAATGACGATGTTATTTCCTTTCCTCTCCCACGTAAAATCAGTTGATTTTAACTGCAGCTTTTCGCGCACTTCACGGCCGGTCAACTGCTTGCCATTGATGTCGACAAGAGCTACTCGCTTGCCTGGCGTGCGCGCAACCACTTTGCCGACAGAGCCGTCTTTCGGCAACGTCACACCGAGCCGCTGTTCAAATTCGCGAACGGAGACCGTCACTTGTTCGTAAAACTTTGGCGACTGTTCATCCCACGGGCTTTCAACGCTCGTTAAATACGGAAACGCGTTTTGCCAATACGCTTCTGAGTTTTCCGTATAGCCATTGCTTGTCGAAAAAAACGCCGCTTCAATCGGCTCGTTGTTGTACGTTAAAATTTGCCCTCTCGTTGCCTCGACCGCTTCTTTAATTTTTTTCATTTTCCATTCGTAACTCATGCCCCATAGTTGTTTTAACTGTTCTTCGTTATAATACACTTGATGCATGACCGTATCGGTGACGTTCGCCCCTTCTGGCAGTTCAATCGTCTGTTTATGCATAAGCTGTTTAACAATGTACGTCCTTGCGGTAAGCGCTTGTGCTTTTAGCGCTTCCATTTCAAATTCCGCTGGCATTTCTGCCGCTACGACGCCGATGACATATTGTTCAAGCGGAAGCCGTTCGACTTTCTTTTCTTTACTTCGGTATACCGCCACTTCCACGATCGGTTCATCGCGCGCTTGAACGTGCTTCGGTTCGGCCGAAAGGGGTATGCTCTGCTTTTCCCCAAACGCTAAAACGACTAACGCAGGAATAAGTAAAATAAGTGTAAATAGTGTTATTGTTGCGATGATCCATTGTCGCAATCCGATCCCCCCTTTGTCATTACTAAACTGTATGCGAGGGGACAAGCATATATGCAAAAAACGACCATTCGCCTCCGCAAACGGTCGCTTTTATGTTCATCCAACGTCTGTCATTTGTGTTTGTGCCGTATCGACATCCTCGCGGACACGCTCGATGTCAGCACCTAGAGCGGCTAACTTTTCATGAAAACGAACGTAACCGCGATCTAAATGCTTCAGCTCCGTTACGCGCGTATATCCTTCCGCCGCTAGCCCGGCTAAAATAAGCGCAGCAGCTGCACGCAAGTCCGTTGCGGCTACTTCCGCCCCTTGCAAGTTGCATGGGCCATTAATGATGACCGAACGGCCTTCAATTTTCATGTCAGCATTCATGCGACGAAATTCTTCGACGTGCATAAAGCGTTTTTCAAATACCGTTTCGGTTACCATGCTTGTGCCTTCTGCTTTCATCAATAGCGCCATCATTTGTGATTGCATATCTGTTGGAAAGCCGGGATGCGGCATCGTTTTGACGTCTACCGCTTTTAATTTGTCTGGCGCAATGACGCGCAAACCGTTATCTTCTTCAACGATCGTGACACCCATTTCCTCGAGCTTTGCGATTAACGACGTTAAATGTTCTGGCACCGCACCTTGTACAAGGACGTTTCCGCCTGTAATGGCAGCGGCAATCATAAACGTTCCGGCTTCAATGCGATCAGGAATAACTGTATGCTCGGCACCATATAATGTAGTAACACCGTCAATGCGAATCGTGCCTGTTCCAGCCCCGCGCACTTTCGCACCCATGGCGTTTAAAAAGTTTGCCAAGTCAACGATTTCTGGTTCTTTCGCACAGTTTTCAATGATCGTTGTGCCTTCAGCTAACACGGCCGCCATCATAATGTTTTCCGTCGCACCAACGCTCGGGAAGTCTAAATAAATTTTCGCACCGCGCAATTTTCCATTCACTTCTGCGTCGATAAAACCGTTGCCGATTTTCACCGTTGCACCCATCGCTTCAAATCCTTTTAAATGTTGGTCAATCGGTCGTGAGCCGATCGCACAGCCGCCCGGTAGCGCCACGCGCGCGCGGCCTTTACGCGCAAGCAACGGTCCCATCACTAATACAGATGCGCGCATTTTTCGTACATATTCAAAAGGTGCTTCAATCGTTAGCTCTCCAGATGCATCAACGACAATTTTGTTGTTGCCAACCGTTACGTCCGCTTGTAAATGACGCAACACTTCACTAATCGTATATACATCGGAGAGTTCAGGTACATCGTAAATGACGCTCTTTCCTTCACTCGCTAATAATGTTGCGGCGATGACAGGCAACACAGCGTTTTTCGCACCTTCCACTTTCACTGTGCCACTCAACCGCTTCCCGCCGCGGACGATGATTTTTTCCAAGGCATTCCCCTCCGCGTCCAAAGTCTCTATATTAATATTCAGATGTAATGATTGGGGTGCCAATGACAACGGTCGTTCGCGCGCCCAATCCGTTTTGTCGTAACGCCAGTTGAAGATTCATTTGTTGTTGTCCGACAGAAAGTGATGTCTTCCACTGCTCAGTATATGCTGAGAGGGAGACAAATGTCTCTTCACGCAATGATTCGATCGGTTGCGCTTGAAATGAAGCAAGCAAGCGAACCGCCTTGTCAAACAAAACACCTTTCATCTTACCATCGAATTCCCCTGTAATACAAGTAAAAAATGTAGGTTTTTCGAATAATTTTGTCGTTTGTCGGACGAGCGTGCGTTCGAGTTGTTTATTCCACGTTGAACCGGTTGCTTCGTATAAAACAAGGACAGCTGGATGATGAGCGTTCGTGATAAGTTGAATCGTTTCAACGTAAGCGGAGGTTTCACGTTTGCCAATCATCTTGTGCGGTTCAACCGTCCAACGAAAAGAGGACCATGTTCTCACGTATTGTTGGATCCAGTTGTGAGGGTCTGTCGTGAGCACTTGCTCTTTGGCGTAGACGTTCCATCGTTTGAGGTAAATATGATGAGCGTCAAATACGCCGAGCATGTCGTTTATTTTCGTTATTTCTCTTTCGACACGTTCACCATCATACATCCGATAACCACTTAATAACAAACAAAAAATAACGAGTGCCAACCATCTTTTTCTCATCTTTTTTCCCCTTCCTCTCCTTAGCTTTATTGTTGCCAGATCGGAAGGGAACATACGTGAAAAAAATCGACAACGCTCGCGTTTAAAGTAAAAATGGCAACTGACGCGACCAGCGTAAATAATCTAAAAAGAAGTTGCTCACTAATGAGCCAATAGCAATCGTAATTAAAATGTAAAAGACGCGCGCTTGAATGATACGATTTGGTTTGAAAATGACTTCAAGTCGAACCGCTTGTAACGTCCACCACGTCACCGTAATAAAAAATAAATGAGAAAGTAAACTAATTAACGCCTCTTGTCCAAATACTTCCACGTTTATTCCTCCTTTCACAAAAGAAAATGGAAGGGTAAACCCCTTCCATTATACGTCTTATTGAAGAAAATCGCTAAAATGTTCAAACGGTGCAAGGAAATCGTAAGCGATGTTTGGAAACACCCCTAATAAAACGGTGCCGATGACACAAATAACGACAACCGCAATGACCCCAGGTGGCCACTCTAATCGGTGCGTATGTTCGACTGGTCGGAAAAACATTTGGACGAAAATTCCAAAGTAATATACGTAAGAGATGACCGTTGTGATCACCATAATCGACGCGAGCACATAATGAGCAGGCTCGACGATAAACGCCCCGAGGAAAATATTCATTTTCCCGATAAATCCAGCTGTCCCTGGGATACCTGCAAGCGATAGTAAAAAGATTGTCATCGCAATCGCCATAAGCGGCGAGCGGCGGTACAAACCGGCAAATATGCTT comes from Anoxybacillus flavithermus and encodes:
- a CDS encoding peptidoglycan DD-metalloendopeptidase family protein, producing MKEENKKVSKLFRKRWVVPSVYLLSAALILTGVLWFQNKTNDIVQPPVDEQTEQGTAVNEQESVPVQQAVEQIIMPVLDPNAVEIAKPFYDFQASAEEQEAALVSYNDEYYPNKGVDIAMKNGESFDVTASLSGTVIKAEKDPIFGYVVHLQHDRGVVTVYQSLTDVQVKTGDTVKQGQVIAKAGTSEFNQEAGVHVHFEIRKDGQAVNPVAYFDQPLSALENKEQQTTEQQETNQEKTNEQQSDPSSTVPDASIGMART
- the spoIID gene encoding stage II sporulation protein D, whose amino-acid sequence is MRQWIIATITLFTLILLIPALVVLAFGEKQSIPLSAEPKHVQARDEPIVEVAVYRSKEKKVERLPLEQYVIGVVAAEMPAEFEMEALKAQALTARTYIVKQLMHKQTIELPEGANVTDTVMHQVYYNEEQLKQLWGMSYEWKMKKIKEAVEATRGQILTYNNEPIEAAFFSTSNGYTENSEAYWQNAFPYLTSVESPWDEQSPKFYEQVTVSVREFEQRLGVTLPKDGSVGKVVARTPGKRVALVDINGKQLTGREVREKLQLKSTDFTWERKGNNIVITTKGYGHGVGMSQYGANFLAKQGKTYKEIVKYYYQGVQIHDLSLVASKF
- a CDS encoding rod shape-determining protein; the protein is MFFARDIGIDLGTANVLIYVKGKGIVLNEPSVVAIDQHTKRVLAVGEEAWRMVGRTPGHIVAIRPLKDGVIADFEITEAMLKHFLSKLNLKGWFAKPRILICCPTNITSVERKAIKEAAEKSGGKKVYLEEEPKVAAIGAGMDIFQPSGNMVIDIGGGTTDVAVLSMGDIVTSASIKVAGDKFDQEILSYIKREYKLLIGERTAEEIKINIATVFPNARDEAMDIRGRDLVTGLPRTITIRSGEIEKALRETVYTIVQTAKSVLERTPPELSADIIDRGVFLTGGGALLHGIDQLLAQELKVPVFIAENPMDCVAIGTGLMLDNIDKAPYRQPV
- the murA gene encoding UDP-N-acetylglucosamine 1-carboxyvinyltransferase, which gives rise to MEKIIVRGGKRLSGTVKVEGAKNAVLPVIAATLLASEGKSVIYDVPELSDVYTISEVLRHLQADVTVGNNKIVVDASGELTIEAPFEYVRKMRASVLVMGPLLARKGRARVALPGGCAIGSRPIDQHLKGFEAMGATVKIGNGFIDAEVNGKLRGAKIYLDFPSVGATENIMMAAVLAEGTTIIENCAKEPEIVDLANFLNAMGAKVRGAGTGTIRIDGVTTLYGAEHTVIPDRIEAGTFMIAAAITGGNVLVQGAVPEHLTSLIAKLEEMGVTIVEEDNGLRVIAPDKLKAVDVKTMPHPGFPTDMQSQMMALLMKAEGTSMVTETVFEKRFMHVEEFRRMNADMKIEGRSVIINGPCNLQGAEVAATDLRAAAALILAGLAAEGYTRVTELKHLDRGYVRFHEKLAALGADIERVREDVDTAQTQMTDVG
- a CDS encoding DUF1146 family protein, which translates into the protein MEVFGQEALISLLSHLFFITVTWWTLQAVRLEVIFKPNRIIQARVFYILITIAIGSLVSNFFLDYLRWSRQLPFLL
- a CDS encoding YwmB family TATA-box binding protein; translated protein: MRKRWLALVIFCLLLSGYRMYDGERVEREITKINDMLGVFDAHHIYLKRWNVYAKEQVLTTDPHNWIQQYVRTWSSFRWTVEPHKMIGKRETSAYVETIQLITNAHHPAVLVLYEATGSTWNKQLERTLVRQTTKLFEKPTFFTCITGEFDGKMKGVLFDKAVRLLASFQAQPIESLREETFVSLSAYTEQWKTSLSVGQQQMNLQLALRQNGLGARTTVVIGTPIITSEY
- the spoIIID gene encoding sporulation transcriptional regulator SpoIIID; amino-acid sequence: MHDYIKERTIKIGKYIVETRKTVRVIAKEFGVSKSTVHKDLTERLPEINPELANEVKEILDYHKSIRHLRGGEATKKKYKKETEQAT